In a genomic window of Microterricola viridarii:
- a CDS encoding TRAP transporter substrate-binding protein: MKKTAIIASLAIGALTLSGCAAGGSSGGTPAAGGEGETFSLVLGHSGSQTDPRQTAALALKEIVETESDGRVTIEVHADSTLGTWEEMIEGLQLGSADIVIESLLSLESYTDLSGVETAPFLYESPEQFFEVWDGELGAEIKGAITDASGYSILGNMYRGPRELTTKEPVTTLDQLKGLTIRTPSAPTMLATWEALGARAEALPFNEVYSALESGVLDGQENPLDAILFNSIHEVAPNIGETSHMYANYHFLMWEDALAGLPEDVQDLVRDAADRVGAQYTADTIENTATYRADLEAAGAVFNKITDRPKWVQATQPLIEKLPAQVQEWVAQIRG, encoded by the coding sequence ATGAAAAAGACAGCTATCATCGCAAGCCTCGCCATCGGTGCCCTGACCCTCTCCGGCTGCGCGGCCGGCGGCAGCTCGGGGGGTACGCCCGCGGCCGGTGGGGAGGGCGAGACGTTCAGTCTCGTGCTGGGCCATTCCGGCAGCCAGACCGACCCGCGACAGACCGCCGCCCTGGCGCTCAAGGAGATCGTCGAGACCGAGTCTGATGGCCGCGTCACGATCGAGGTCCATGCCGACTCGACCCTCGGCACCTGGGAGGAGATGATCGAGGGGCTCCAGCTCGGCAGCGCTGACATCGTCATCGAGAGCCTGCTCTCGCTCGAGTCATACACCGACCTCTCCGGTGTCGAGACCGCCCCGTTCCTCTATGAAAGCCCCGAACAGTTCTTCGAGGTGTGGGATGGCGAGCTCGGTGCAGAGATCAAGGGCGCCATCACCGACGCCTCCGGTTACTCGATCCTCGGCAACATGTACCGCGGACCGCGCGAGCTCACCACCAAGGAGCCCGTCACGACGCTCGACCAGCTCAAGGGCCTGACGATCCGCACCCCGTCCGCCCCGACCATGCTCGCCACCTGGGAGGCGCTCGGTGCCCGGGCCGAGGCCCTGCCGTTCAACGAGGTCTACTCGGCCCTGGAGAGCGGTGTCCTGGATGGGCAGGAGAACCCGCTCGACGCGATCCTGTTCAACAGCATTCACGAGGTCGCGCCGAACATCGGCGAGACCAGCCACATGTACGCGAACTACCACTTCCTGATGTGGGAGGACGCTCTCGCTGGTCTTCCGGAGGACGTGCAGGACCTCGTGCGTGACGCCGCCGACCGCGTCGGAGCGCAGTACACCGCCGACACCATCGAGAACACGGCCACCTACCGCGCCGACCTCGAGGCAGCCGGTGCCGTGTTCAACAAGATCACCGACCGCCCGAAGTGGGTCCAGGCCACGCAGCCGCTCATCGAGAAGCTGCCCGCCCAGGTGCAGGAGTGGGTCGCGCAGATTCGCGGCTAG
- a CDS encoding LacI family DNA-binding transcriptional regulator, whose product MQKPPTIRDVAAAADVSIAVVSRVLNDGTGPVAPATRERVLKTIEELAYRPRTAARELKSGPTSSLGLVLADVTNPFFARLADSVVQEARARGSQVILMTTQEDPALEQDALETLAARRVGGVIATPTSTNADAWLRLEALGTRLVFVDRHLLGVPHADVVSIDNERSAREATEHLLGLGHRRIGFISGPLSTSTGRSRTDAHVAALTAHGIPVDRQLLRNIPFRGDQGSDAVGSLLELESPPTALIVANTAQVAAAVRRLRQGSVRIPQDLSLIVFDDNPWTELFTPALTIIRQPTALLAAHSVERALLRLSDDAETRSTVIDAEFVVRSSTAQPPAR is encoded by the coding sequence ATGCAGAAGCCACCCACCATCCGCGACGTTGCGGCAGCAGCAGACGTGTCCATCGCGGTGGTCTCACGTGTACTCAACGACGGCACCGGGCCTGTCGCGCCGGCGACACGCGAGCGCGTCTTGAAGACCATCGAAGAGCTCGCCTACCGCCCGCGCACCGCCGCACGGGAGCTCAAGTCCGGCCCCACGTCCTCACTCGGACTCGTGCTCGCCGACGTAACGAACCCGTTCTTCGCCCGGCTGGCCGACTCGGTCGTCCAGGAGGCCAGGGCCCGCGGCTCGCAGGTGATCCTGATGACGACACAGGAGGACCCGGCCCTCGAGCAGGACGCCCTCGAAACACTCGCCGCACGCCGGGTCGGCGGCGTCATCGCGACGCCGACCTCCACCAATGCCGACGCCTGGCTGCGTCTGGAGGCCCTCGGCACGCGCCTCGTCTTCGTGGACCGCCACCTGCTCGGCGTCCCACACGCCGACGTGGTCAGCATCGACAACGAGCGCTCGGCCCGCGAGGCGACCGAGCACCTGTTGGGTCTCGGCCACCGCCGCATCGGCTTCATCTCCGGCCCGCTCAGCACGAGCACCGGGCGCAGCCGCACGGACGCGCATGTCGCGGCCCTGACTGCTCACGGCATCCCGGTCGACCGTCAGCTGCTGCGCAACATCCCGTTCCGCGGAGACCAGGGCTCTGACGCCGTCGGCAGCCTCCTCGAGCTGGAGAGCCCGCCGACGGCGCTGATCGTCGCCAACACCGCCCAGGTCGCGGCCGCCGTGCGCCGGCTGCGGCAAGGTTCGGTGCGCATCCCGCAGGACCTCTCGCTCATCGTCTTCGACGACAACCCGTGGACGGAGCTCTTCACCCCGGCCCTGACGATCATCAGGCAACCGACTGCGCTCCTCGCGGCGCACTCGGTCGAGCGCGCGCTGCTCCGTCTCTCCGATGATGCAGAGACACGTTCCACGGTGATCGACGCCGAGTTCGTCGTACGCTCGAGCACCGCTCAGCCGCCCGCCCGCTAG